The following coding sequences are from one Malaciobacter pacificus window:
- a CDS encoding FAD-dependent oxidoreductase — MKSTINRRDFLKFLGFSTASFVLTPSLLKAATNPSIVVVGGGFAGATCAKYLKLWGGSSIDVTVIEENANYVSPILSNLVLNSQKVIGDITFGYQNHANTYQINMVHKKLVTIDKDNKSLILDDSSTLSYDYLVLAPGIDFSPVSGHDFTKVPHGWIAGTQTTLLKQQIDTMVDGDEFVMSIPKSPYRCPPGPYERACVVAHYLKNVKGYLNSKVTVLDANADIIVEKDTFGSAFTSYGVDYIPNATVTAVNSDTKTVTYDTLLNSGITKTAKVLNIIPNQKAASLIFDAGLNSGNWASVDAISYESTITSGIYIIGDSQGTSQPKAGHIGNAEAKVCADAILRKINNVALYANPKTNSACYSPISTTQASWLTVVYEYDSTTKDMKPVSGAGYPTAGSASSTNYKDMFSWSTNLFKDTFY; from the coding sequence ATGAAAAGTACAATTAATAGAAGAGATTTTTTAAAGTTTTTAGGTTTTAGTACAGCATCATTTGTTCTAACTCCTAGTTTATTAAAAGCTGCAACTAATCCTAGTATTGTAGTTGTTGGTGGAGGTTTTGCAGGAGCAACTTGTGCAAAATATTTAAAACTATGGGGTGGAAGTAGTATTGATGTTACAGTTATTGAAGAGAATGCCAATTACGTTTCACCAATATTAAGTAACTTAGTTTTAAATAGTCAAAAAGTAATTGGTGATATTACATTTGGATATCAAAATCATGCCAATACATATCAAATAAATATGGTACATAAAAAGTTAGTAACTATTGATAAAGATAATAAATCTTTAATTTTAGATGATAGTTCAACTTTAAGTTATGATTATTTAGTCTTAGCTCCAGGAATTGATTTTAGTCCAGTTTCTGGTCATGATTTTACAAAAGTTCCACATGGTTGGATTGCTGGGACTCAAACAACACTTTTAAAACAACAAATTGATACTATGGTTGATGGTGATGAATTTGTAATGTCTATTCCAAAATCTCCATATAGATGTCCTCCTGGACCTTATGAAAGAGCTTGTGTAGTTGCGCATTATTTAAAAAATGTAAAAGGATACTTAAACTCTAAAGTAACAGTTTTAGATGCAAATGCAGATATTATAGTTGAAAAAGATACTTTTGGAAGTGCCTTTACATCTTATGGAGTTGATTATATTCCAAATGCAACAGTAACAGCTGTAAATAGCGATACAAAAACTGTAACCTATGATACTTTATTAAATAGTGGTATCACAAAAACTGCAAAAGTATTAAATATCATTCCAAATCAAAAAGCAGCTTCTTTGATATTTGATGCAGGATTAAATAGTGGAAATTGGGCAAGCGTTGATGCAATTAGCTATGAATCAACTATTACAAGTGGAATTTATATTATAGGGGATTCTCAAGGAACATCTCAACCAAAAGCAGGGCATATAGGAAATGCTGAAGCAAAAGTTTGTGCAGATGCGATACTTAGAAAGATAAATAATGTTGCACTATATGCTAATCCAAAAACAAACTCTGCTTGTTATAGTCCAATCTCAACTACTCAAGCTTCATGGTTAACTGTTGTTTATGAATATGATTCAACTACAAAAGATATGAAACCTGTTAGTGGAGCAGGTTATCCAACAGCGGGAAGTGCTAGTAGTACAAATTATAAAGATATGTTTAGTTGGTCTACAAACTTATTTAAAGATACATTTTATTAA